In Argonema galeatum A003/A1, one DNA window encodes the following:
- the trpA gene encoding tryptophan synthase subunit alpha, translating into MTLISDCFAALRDRTQCALIPFITAGDPDLETTAKALRILDRSGADIIELGVPYSDPLADGPVIQAAATRALARGTQLDDVLQMLEGVIPDLRSPIILFTYYNPILNRGIDKFLQQISKAGVSGLVVPDLPLEEAEVLLAPAAELGIDIVLLVAPTSSPERINAIAQKSQGFIYLVSVTGVTGMRSGLESRVQGLLGQMRTITDKPIGVGFGISAPEHAKQVKDWGADAAIVGSAFVKRLVEGTPEEGLKSIEEFCHSLKQAIM; encoded by the coding sequence ATGACTTTAATTTCGGATTGCTTTGCAGCTTTACGCGATCGCACTCAATGCGCCCTGATTCCTTTCATCACGGCTGGAGATCCAGATTTGGAGACGACGGCGAAGGCTTTACGGATTCTGGATCGCAGCGGTGCTGATATTATTGAACTGGGTGTCCCCTACTCAGACCCTTTGGCAGATGGCCCGGTAATTCAAGCGGCGGCTACTCGCGCCCTGGCTAGGGGGACTCAGTTAGATGATGTTTTGCAGATGTTAGAGGGCGTTATACCGGATTTGCGATCGCCTATCATCCTCTTCACCTACTACAACCCGATTCTCAACCGGGGCATTGACAAATTTTTACAGCAGATATCAAAAGCAGGCGTAAGCGGTTTGGTGGTGCCTGATTTACCCCTAGAAGAAGCTGAAGTTTTGCTCGCACCTGCGGCAGAATTAGGAATTGATATAGTTTTGTTGGTAGCGCCGACGAGTTCCCCAGAACGAATTAACGCGATCGCGCAAAAGTCCCAAGGATTTATCTATTTAGTTAGTGTAACTGGCGTCACGGGGATGCGATCGGGATTAGAATCGCGAGTACAAGGTTTATTAGGACAAATGCGAACCATCACCGATAAACCGATAGGTGTAGGATTTGGTATTTCCGCACCCGAACACGCCAAACAGGTAAAAGATTGGGGTGCAGATGCAGCAATTGTGGGAAGTGCATTTGTCAAACGTTTAGTAGAAGGAACGCCCGAAGAAGGATTAAAATCAATTGAAGAATTTTGTCATAGTTTGAAGCAAGCGATCATGTAA
- a CDS encoding Uma2 family endonuclease — MQIELKQLIIPPGNVLQLKDISWQMFEQILDELGESRATRISYSKGFLEIMAPLLEHEFDKGFIGDFVKILLEQLDIDFIDSGSTTFKKENMAQGVEPDASFYIQNEAAIRGKKKIDLTIDPPPDLAIEIDITSRTAFTNYEALGVTELWRYNGQRLQINVLQDNKYIESENSRIFSRFPQLREVIHQYVEESKVVGRNATMKAFRNWVTERL, encoded by the coding sequence ATGCAGATAGAACTAAAACAATTGATTATCCCCCCAGGCAATGTTCTGCAACTGAAAGACATCAGTTGGCAGATGTTCGAGCAAATTTTAGACGAATTAGGAGAAAGTCGCGCAACGAGAATTTCTTACAGCAAAGGGTTTTTAGAGATTATGGCACCACTGCTAGAACATGAATTTGACAAAGGGTTTATTGGCGATTTTGTCAAAATTTTACTTGAACAACTGGATATCGATTTTATAGATTCTGGTTCTACCACTTTCAAAAAGGAAAATATGGCACAAGGAGTAGAACCAGATGCTAGTTTCTACATCCAAAATGAAGCAGCTATCCGAGGTAAGAAAAAAATCGATTTAACCATTGACCCTCCGCCAGATTTAGCGATTGAAATTGATATCACATCCCGTACCGCTTTCACAAATTACGAAGCTTTAGGCGTGACCGAATTGTGGCGATACAACGGACAAAGGTTGCAAATTAATGTGCTGCAAGATAACAAATATATTGAATCGGAAAATAGCCGAATATTTTCACGATTTCCGCAGTTACGCGAGGTGATTCATCAGTATGTCGAAGAAAGTAAAGTTGTGGGTAGAAATGCGACAATGAAAGCGTTTCGGAATTGGGTGACGGAGAGATTATAA
- a CDS encoding WD40 repeat domain-containing protein, with protein IRSGELKTTLTGHSNLVWSVAFSPDGQTLASGSDDKTIKLWDIRSGQLKTTLTGHSDDVNSVAFSPDGQTLASGSDDKTIKLWRISP; from the coding sequence ATATCCGCAGTGGCGAATTGAAAACCACCCTCACCGGACATTCCAACTTGGTTTGGTCTGTCGCCTTCAGTCCCGATGGTCAGACCCTTGCCAGTGGCAGTGATGACAAAACTATCAAACTCTGGGATATCCGCAGTGGCCAATTGAAAACCACCCTCACCGGACATTCCGACGATGTTAATTCAGTCGCCTTCAGTCCCGATGGTCAGACCCTTGCCAGTGGCAGTGATGACAAAACTATCAAACTCTGGCGCATTTCCCCCTAA
- a CDS encoding DUF3007 family protein, whose protein sequence is MRRIDVIGIGLGVFAAGGIAYLVLQVAGLDSVQAGIWSQVLLIGGLIGWLLTYLFRAGTKQMTYNQQLKDYEEAVLQKRLEELTPEELAKMQTEIEQKKSH, encoded by the coding sequence ATGCGACGGATTGATGTTATAGGTATTGGTCTGGGCGTCTTCGCTGCTGGTGGCATAGCTTACCTTGTTTTGCAGGTGGCTGGGCTAGATAGCGTGCAAGCTGGTATCTGGAGTCAGGTGTTGTTGATTGGAGGCTTAATCGGTTGGTTGCTGACTTACTTATTTCGAGCCGGAACGAAACAGATGACCTATAATCAGCAACTGAAAGATTATGAGGAAGCGGTTTTACAGAAACGGCTGGAAGAACTGACTCCTGAAGAACTGGCGAAGATGCAGACTGAAATAGAACAGAAAAAGAGTCATTAG
- the ndhL gene encoding NAD(P)H-quinone oxidoreductase subunit L, whose protein sequence is MLVALLYLILGGAYLLVIPLALFMYLQNRWYVASSFERAFMYFLVFFFFPGLLLLAPVLNFRPKRRQIEV, encoded by the coding sequence ATGCTTGTTGCACTTCTGTATCTGATTTTGGGTGGGGCTTACTTACTGGTAATTCCCTTGGCGTTATTTATGTACCTGCAAAACCGCTGGTATGTGGCTAGCTCGTTTGAACGTGCCTTTATGTATTTCCTGGTTTTCTTTTTCTTCCCAGGACTGTTGCTGCTTGCGCCGGTTTTAAATTTTCGACCCAAGCGGCGGCAGATTGAGGTATGA
- a CDS encoding DNA-binding protein, translated as MPTSDSYHDYLISRLKDPNYAALYLETHFELDEDEDIDPELLRLGLSNVAAALSEGKMTSEEAKQHLEKLDELLSQKGSYVIYNLGVWLNALGLKLTVTVAEKEKDNVENSVIASEVTA; from the coding sequence ATGCCAACCAGTGATAGTTACCATGATTATCTAATTTCGCGTTTAAAAGACCCAAATTATGCGGCGCTATATCTGGAAACTCACTTTGAATTGGATGAAGACGAAGATATCGACCCGGAATTACTCAGACTCGGACTCAGCAATGTCGCCGCAGCACTTAGCGAAGGGAAAATGACTTCTGAAGAAGCAAAGCAGCATCTGGAAAAACTAGATGAGTTGCTGTCGCAAAAAGGAAGTTATGTAATTTATAATCTTGGTGTGTGGCTGAATGCTTTGGGATTAAAACTAACCGTTACTGTCGCTGAAAAGGAAAAAGATAATGTCGAAAATTCGGTAATTGCTTCCGAGGTAACGGCATAG
- a CDS encoding DUF6658 family protein, with protein sequence MNNAISFIKRLNFVRVLTVFFAGIILFVSTACGSPTVQAKGLDNNPRPEVPKEAVTNTYKGGMNDFSDVDPRFDTSAANKKADRLIESAEHNLTARTGNPAEAIKRAANDAPDSAKEAGKNVNQAAGNVADKAADSAKDFAEGTRRGVENIKQNTQDAAKDVAKSADKAKYRAGEAADNTKQGLDKVFNKDMD encoded by the coding sequence ATGAACAACGCGATCTCTTTTATCAAGCGCCTTAATTTCGTCAGAGTTTTAACAGTTTTTTTCGCAGGCATCATACTCTTCGTCAGCACCGCTTGCGGTAGTCCTACCGTGCAAGCCAAGGGTCTAGATAATAATCCCCGCCCAGAAGTGCCTAAAGAGGCTGTAACTAATACCTACAAAGGTGGGATGAACGACTTTAGCGATGTCGATCCTCGATTTGACACTTCAGCAGCCAACAAAAAAGCCGATCGTCTGATCGAAAGTGCTGAGCATAATTTGACCGCCAGGACTGGCAATCCCGCAGAAGCCATCAAACGTGCAGCTAACGATGCACCTGACAGTGCCAAAGAAGCGGGTAAGAATGTGAATCAAGCAGCTGGAAACGTTGCTGATAAAGCTGCGGATTCAGCTAAGGATTTTGCTGAAGGTACTCGTCGAGGAGTAGAAAACATCAAGCAAAATACTCAAGATGCCGCCAAGGATGTGGCTAAGAGTGCTGATAAAGCAAAATATCGCGCCGGGGAAGCTGCTGATAATACCAAGCAGGGTCTAGACAAGGTATTTAACAAGGACATGGATTAA
- a CDS encoding pseudouridine synthase, whose amino-acid sequence MPYRYLLFYKPYDVLSQFTDKESAENERGTLKDYIFIPSVYPVGRLDRDSEGLLLLTNHGQFQHRLSDRKFEHPRTYWVQVERIPDEEALERLRQGVTIQDYRTRSALVKMLPAEPTLPPRDPPIRFRKNVPTCWLEITLTEGRNRQVRRMTAAVGFPTLRLVRFAIGIEPQTGSSLRYYLSLEGLQPGQWRDLTPAELELLLEKLKLNKLKIKT is encoded by the coding sequence ATGCCCTATCGATACCTTCTTTTCTACAAGCCTTACGACGTTTTAAGCCAGTTTACAGACAAAGAAAGCGCTGAAAACGAAAGAGGCACTCTCAAAGACTATATATTTATTCCCTCAGTTTACCCGGTCGGTCGTCTAGACCGAGATAGTGAGGGACTGCTGCTGCTGACGAATCACGGACAGTTCCAGCATCGCCTGAGCGATCGCAAATTCGAGCATCCGCGCACTTATTGGGTACAGGTGGAGCGAATACCCGATGAGGAAGCCTTGGAGCGTCTGCGACAGGGTGTAACGATTCAAGATTATCGCACGCGATCGGCTTTGGTAAAAATGTTGCCAGCCGAACCAACATTACCTCCCCGCGATCCACCAATCCGGTTTCGCAAAAACGTACCGACGTGCTGGTTAGAGATTACACTAACAGAAGGGCGTAATCGTCAAGTGCGGCGGATGACGGCAGCGGTGGGATTTCCGACGTTGCGACTGGTACGCTTCGCGATCGGGATCGAACCCCAAACTGGGTCTAGCCTGCGCTATTATCTGAGTTTAGAAGGTCTACAACCCGGTCAGTGGCGCGATTTAACCCCAGCCGAACTCGAACTCCTCCTTGAAAAATTAAAACTTAACAAATTAAAAATTAAAACTTAA
- a CDS encoding acetate kinase: MKILVLNAGSSTQKSCLYELNDAVPDSPLSPLWKATVDWSHHQEFAKIKVETASGEQLEEELQTNSRPDVIAYMLDTLWQGKTQVIANIDEINVVGHRVVHGGEKYRDATIITPEVKEAIKNLCVLAPAHNPANLQGIEAIEKLLPIIPQVAVFDTAFHSQLPLAAAVYPIPYYLFEQGIRRYGFHGISHEYCAKKTAQLLNRDLASLRLITCHLGNGCSLAAIRNGHSIDTTMGFTPLEGLMMGTRSGSVDPGILIHLLRQQEINVNKLDEILNRESGLKGISGLSGDMREIMIAIEKGNLRAKLAFDIFVHSLCRNIGAMLASLGGLDALIFTGGIGENSQDVRALVCEAFEFINVKIDRDKNAKSPVDCDISLANAKVRVLIVHTEEDWQIATECWKLMRVMKSEFGQA, encoded by the coding sequence ATGAAAATACTGGTATTAAATGCTGGATCTAGTACCCAAAAAAGTTGCTTGTACGAGCTAAATGATGCTGTGCCAGATTCGCCGTTGTCACCGCTTTGGAAAGCGACTGTTGATTGGTCTCATCATCAAGAATTTGCCAAAATCAAGGTCGAAACTGCTTCTGGGGAGCAGCTAGAAGAGGAGTTACAGACTAATTCCCGCCCGGATGTAATTGCTTATATGCTTGATACTCTCTGGCAGGGTAAAACTCAAGTTATTGCCAACATAGATGAAATTAATGTAGTTGGTCATCGCGTTGTCCACGGCGGTGAAAAGTACCGGGATGCGACGATAATTACGCCAGAAGTAAAGGAGGCAATTAAGAATCTCTGCGTTCTTGCACCTGCCCACAATCCCGCTAATTTGCAAGGAATCGAAGCAATCGAAAAACTACTTCCAATTATACCACAAGTAGCGGTTTTTGATACAGCATTTCATTCACAATTACCTCTGGCTGCTGCTGTTTATCCAATTCCATATTATTTATTTGAGCAAGGAATTCGCCGCTATGGATTCCACGGTATTAGCCATGAATATTGTGCTAAAAAAACTGCACAATTGTTAAATCGAGATTTAGCATCTTTGCGCCTCATTACCTGCCATTTGGGCAATGGTTGTTCGCTGGCGGCTATCCGCAACGGACATAGTATCGACACGACAATGGGGTTTACTCCTTTGGAAGGATTGATGATGGGAACTCGTTCTGGTAGTGTCGATCCTGGGATCTTAATTCACTTACTTAGGCAGCAAGAAATAAACGTCAATAAATTAGATGAAATCCTCAATCGTGAATCAGGTTTAAAGGGGATTTCTGGGTTATCAGGAGATATGCGCGAGATTATGATTGCCATTGAGAAAGGCAACTTACGCGCTAAGTTAGCTTTTGATATATTTGTTCATTCCCTTTGCAGAAACATCGGTGCAATGCTAGCTTCACTAGGCGGATTGGATGCTTTAATATTTACGGGCGGTATTGGAGAAAATTCTCAAGATGTAAGGGCGTTAGTTTGTGAAGCATTTGAATTTATCAATGTAAAAATTGATAGGGATAAAAATGCGAAATCTCCTGTTGATTGCGATATTTCTTTGGCTAATGCAAAGGTGCGTGTTTTAATTGTACATACTGAAGAAGATTGGCAAATTGCCACTGAATGCTGGAAATTAATGAGGGTAATGAAGAGTGAATTTGGGCAAGCATAA
- a CDS encoding serine/threonine-protein kinase, giving the protein MTWVNGHKLQNGKYTIEKKLGDGGFGITYLARNANGQRVVIKTLNDTVQSRPDFDELQQDFLNEALRLAKCTHPHIVKIHEVVQEGRLWCMVMEYIDGEDLADRVIKQGVLPEAEALRYIQQIGEALTVVHQQGLLHRDVKPQNIMLRTPKKGGMEAVLIDFGIAREFTQDVTQTHTRSLSKGFAPVEQYYIKYKRGAYTDVYALAATLYAILTGIVPINALDRQTGVGLTPPKQHNSSISDNLNRAILKGMAVKAKDRPQSVAEWLKLLPSPSSSTPKKPSSRGKLKNKLLVGGVILGLIGGGVWLQIYCQKQFNSNLISLLISSFSLKTTLTGHSDLVISVAFSPDGQTLASGSYDKTIKLWDIPSGELKTTLTGDSNPVISVAFSPDGQTLASGSYDKTIKLW; this is encoded by the coding sequence ATGACTTGGGTAAACGGACATAAACTCCAAAACGGCAAATACACGATCGAAAAAAAACTCGGCGATGGTGGTTTCGGTATCACCTATCTTGCCAGAAATGCCAACGGACAGCGTGTAGTCATCAAAACACTTAACGACACCGTGCAAAGTCGCCCCGATTTTGACGAATTACAGCAAGATTTCCTCAACGAGGCGCTGCGACTGGCGAAATGCACTCATCCCCATATCGTCAAAATTCACGAAGTTGTCCAAGAAGGGCGACTGTGGTGCATGGTGATGGAATATATAGATGGGGAAGATTTAGCCGATCGCGTTATCAAGCAGGGAGTTTTGCCAGAAGCAGAGGCATTGCGCTATATTCAGCAGATTGGTGAGGCGCTGACGGTTGTTCACCAGCAAGGTTTGTTGCATCGGGATGTGAAACCGCAAAATATTATGTTGAGAACCCCTAAGAAGGGGGGAATGGAGGCGGTTTTGATTGATTTTGGCATCGCCCGCGAGTTTACCCAAGATGTGACCCAGACTCACACGCGAAGTCTATCCAAAGGTTTTGCGCCTGTTGAGCAGTATTATATAAAATACAAACGAGGTGCTTATACAGATGTTTATGCTTTAGCGGCGACATTATATGCAATATTAACGGGAATTGTACCTATAAATGCTTTAGATAGACAAACTGGTGTGGGATTAACGCCACCAAAGCAGCACAATTCCAGTATTAGCGATAACCTGAATCGGGCGATACTCAAGGGGATGGCGGTGAAGGCAAAAGACCGTCCTCAGTCTGTGGCAGAATGGTTAAAATTGCTGCCTTCTCCTAGTAGTTCAACTCCTAAAAAGCCGTCGTCACGGGGAAAGCTGAAAAATAAATTGCTTGTTGGCGGTGTGATTTTAGGTTTGATTGGCGGAGGGGTATGGTTGCAGATATATTGTCAAAAGCAATTTAATAGCAATTTGATTTCCCTACTAATTTCGTCATTTTCCCTAAAAACCACCCTCACCGGACATTCCGACTTGGTTATTTCTGTCGCCTTCAGTCCCGATGGTCAGACCCTTGCCAGTGGCAGTTATGACAAAACTATCAAACTCTGGGATATCCCCAGTGGCGAATTGAAAACCACCCTCACCGGAGATTCCAACCCGGTTATTTCTGTCGCCTTCAGTCCCGATGGTCAGACCCTTGCCAGTGGCAGTTATGACAAAACTATCAAACTCTGGG
- a CDS encoding WGxxGxxG family protein produces MKRSNLSKAVGAGLLSLSLATLPAVLPASAQTNTTPNRSDTTTNTTTDSNNRSQGVQSERGDRDFDWGWLGLLGLAGLAGLARPKREEPVRYREPDEVSRPGARF; encoded by the coding sequence ATGAAACGTTCTAATTTGTCCAAAGCTGTTGGCGCTGGCCTTCTGAGTTTGAGTCTGGCTACTCTCCCCGCAGTTCTGCCCGCTTCTGCCCAAACCAATACGACTCCCAATAGAAGCGATACAACTACCAATACAACCACCGACTCCAACAATCGCAGCCAAGGCGTTCAATCTGAAAGAGGCGATCGCGACTTTGACTGGGGTTGGTTAGGTCTGCTAGGCCTAGCTGGTTTAGCCGGATTGGCTCGCCCCAAACGCGAAGAACCCGTGCGTTATCGCGAACCTGATGAAGTGAGCCGCCCAGGCGCTCGCTTCTAA
- a CDS encoding lysylphosphatidylglycerol synthase transmembrane domain-containing protein, with protein sequence MKQIRSRLKPYLRFAIVGGTLFFLAKVLKDRAAEVAAIRISAVGWASLAVAIGVTLLAHIWSGWVWSWILRELDRPIGGVWSVKVYLKTNIAKYLPGNVWHFYGRIKAAIDAGVSPGTATLSVLLEQLLMAASGLLVALISALPVQAGGLPDPLRWLGFVALAAVLVGVHPWILNPLIQWVSRLKAKAKGFATVDTSTFRMKRYPLLPLLGEMGFLSLRGIGFLFTWQAVKEVHPSQIFLLLGAFSLAWLLGLVVPGAPGGIGVFEASAIALLDRSFSPGLILSAVALYRLVSILAEAIGAGLIFLESRLTANS encoded by the coding sequence ATGAAGCAAATCCGATCGCGCCTGAAACCCTATCTGCGTTTTGCGATCGTAGGCGGGACGCTGTTTTTTTTGGCTAAGGTACTCAAGGATCGCGCTGCTGAGGTGGCGGCGATTCGGATTAGCGCTGTGGGATGGGCAAGTTTGGCTGTAGCAATCGGTGTCACCCTACTAGCTCACATTTGGTCTGGCTGGGTGTGGAGTTGGATTCTCCGGGAACTCGATCGACCGATCGGCGGTGTCTGGAGTGTCAAAGTTTACTTGAAAACGAATATTGCTAAGTATTTACCGGGGAATGTTTGGCATTTCTACGGACGCATAAAGGCTGCGATCGATGCAGGTGTCTCCCCAGGTACTGCTACCCTCAGCGTGTTATTGGAACAGCTGCTGATGGCTGCCTCTGGCCTACTCGTTGCCCTAATTAGTGCCCTGCCAGTACAAGCAGGCGGCTTACCCGATCCTTTGCGCTGGCTGGGATTTGTCGCTCTGGCAGCAGTTTTGGTAGGAGTTCATCCGTGGATTTTGAACCCGCTAATTCAATGGGTGAGTAGGTTGAAGGCTAAGGCAAAAGGCTTTGCTACGGTTGATACCAGTACTTTCCGAATGAAACGCTATCCCCTGCTGCCTTTGTTAGGAGAGATGGGCTTTTTAAGTCTGCGGGGTATCGGTTTTTTGTTTACCTGGCAAGCGGTAAAAGAGGTACATCCCAGCCAGATATTTCTGCTGTTGGGCGCTTTTAGCTTGGCATGGCTGTTGGGCTTGGTGGTTCCAGGGGCACCGGGGGGTATAGGGGTTTTCGAGGCAAGTGCGATCGCGCTTCTCGATCGCAGCTTTTCACCCGGTCTCATTCTCAGCGCTGTCGCCCTTTACCGCCTCGTCAGTATTTTGGCGGAAGCGATCGGTGCCGGACTAATTTTCCTCGAATCACGCCTAACAGCTAATAGCTAA
- a CDS encoding group I truncated hemoglobin — MTLYEKLGGETAIMQIVDDFYKRILADDTVNNFFAHTDMKKQLRHQTSFISYALGGPKEYTGRSMEKAHEGLNLQPEHFDAIAKHLGDAIAGYGASPEDISTVIDRVATLKEAVLYK; from the coding sequence ATGACATTATACGAAAAACTTGGAGGAGAGACAGCTATTATGCAAATAGTAGATGATTTTTACAAGCGCATTTTAGCTGACGATACAGTCAATAACTTTTTTGCTCATACAGACATGAAAAAGCAGCTACGTCACCAAACTTCTTTTATATCTTATGCTCTTGGTGGCCCTAAAGAATATACAGGAAGGTCAATGGAAAAGGCACATGAAGGATTAAATTTACAGCCAGAACATTTTGATGCTATTGCGAAGCATCTAGGTGATGCAATAGCTGGATATGGTGCGTCGCCAGAAGATATTAGCACAGTGATCGATCGCGTTGCGACTTTAAAAGAAGCTGTTTTGTATAAGTAA
- a CDS encoding phosphoketolase, with translation MTTTPLRSFTGPEISIAQVRQNVGAELDAIALYRRAVNYLAVAQIYLKDNILVREPLKPEHIKERLLGHWGTCPGINLVYAHLNRLIRRYDVNMFLVTGPGHGAPANLANLYLEGSLKEFYPELTLDFAGLEDFIKRFSWPGGFPSHLYPGIPGTIHEGGELGYALATSFGAVMDNPDLVVACIVGDGESETGPTATAWHSYKYLDPAESGAVLPIIHVNGYKISSATIYGTMSDEELQHLFTGYGYQVRIVKDSDLDADLYASMDWAYQEICRIQQAARTGQRIAQPKWPLLILRSLKGWTGIKEMDGKPIEGSYRSHQVPARDPKTNPEHLGQLEDWLRSYRPEELFDEQGHPLQSILEQCPKSDRRMGCNPHTFGGRIRKDLDLPNIFDFEVRVERPRHDATPMCQRGENQVGNTAEVGKYLKVVVERNPHIFRIFSPDELESNKLGEVLKVTQRNYQWPTNPNDEHIGPIGGRVLEILSEHTCQAWLQGYLLTGRHGLFPSYEAFLGIVNTMTNQYGKFLKLSSEFSWRPKVASLNYLETSTLWRQEHNGFSHQSPGFINSVLNQKAELARVYLPPDANCLIGTVDHCLQSKGYVNLVIANKNPMPQWLSMSEAIAHCRAGASIWQWASIDEGINPDIVLVGIGDSPTVEVMAAAHILRYEMPELRVRIVNVTDLMVLEDKTKHPHGLDAEMFNALFTPDKQVIINFHGYPSAVKQLLFGRPNSNRFHINGYREEGTTTTPFDMHVRNGTSRYHLIMQAIRLASAYNPRVAARASERVHHYEYVLQDYHRLIQEKGDDPAEITNWQWC, from the coding sequence ATGACGACAACACCACTCCGTTCCTTTACAGGCCCTGAGATTTCGATCGCACAAGTTCGTCAAAATGTCGGTGCGGAATTAGATGCGATCGCACTTTATCGCCGCGCCGTCAACTACCTAGCAGTAGCACAAATTTACCTCAAAGACAACATTCTAGTGCGAGAACCGCTCAAACCAGAACACATCAAAGAGCGATTGCTGGGTCACTGGGGAACTTGTCCCGGAATTAACCTCGTTTACGCGCACCTGAATCGCTTAATCCGACGCTACGACGTGAATATGTTCCTGGTCACCGGGCCGGGACACGGGGCACCGGCAAACCTCGCAAACCTGTACCTGGAAGGTTCGCTAAAAGAATTTTATCCCGAATTGACACTAGACTTTGCGGGACTGGAAGATTTTATCAAGCGGTTTTCTTGGCCTGGTGGTTTCCCTTCACACTTGTATCCCGGCATTCCCGGTACAATCCACGAAGGCGGAGAACTCGGATACGCCCTCGCCACCTCTTTTGGTGCGGTGATGGATAACCCGGATCTGGTTGTCGCTTGTATTGTGGGAGATGGAGAATCGGAAACCGGCCCCACAGCGACAGCTTGGCACAGTTACAAGTATCTCGACCCAGCAGAATCGGGTGCGGTGCTGCCGATTATCCACGTAAACGGCTACAAGATTTCTAGCGCCACGATTTACGGTACGATGAGCGATGAGGAATTGCAGCATCTGTTTACTGGGTATGGGTATCAGGTGCGGATTGTAAAAGATTCCGATTTAGATGCCGACCTCTACGCTTCAATGGATTGGGCTTATCAGGAAATTTGCCGGATTCAGCAAGCAGCAAGGACGGGACAAAGAATAGCTCAACCCAAGTGGCCTTTGTTAATTTTGCGATCGCTCAAAGGCTGGACTGGCATCAAAGAAATGGACGGCAAACCGATCGAAGGTTCCTACCGTTCTCATCAAGTGCCAGCACGCGATCCGAAGACCAATCCAGAGCATTTGGGGCAATTGGAAGACTGGCTGCGTTCTTATCGCCCAGAAGAATTGTTTGACGAACAAGGGCATCCCCTACAGTCGATTTTAGAGCAATGTCCGAAAAGCGATCGCCGCATGGGCTGCAATCCCCACACCTTTGGCGGACGCATCCGCAAAGACCTGGATTTACCCAATATCTTTGATTTTGAAGTGAGGGTAGAACGTCCCAGACACGACGCCACGCCCATGTGTCAGCGCGGCGAAAATCAAGTCGGTAACACAGCGGAGGTTGGCAAATACCTCAAGGTTGTAGTTGAGCGAAATCCCCATATATTCCGCATTTTCAGTCCCGATGAATTGGAGTCTAACAAACTGGGAGAGGTGCTGAAAGTTACTCAGCGGAACTATCAGTGGCCTACCAATCCAAACGATGAGCATATTGGCCCGATCGGTGGGCGGGTATTGGAAATTTTGAGCGAACATACCTGCCAAGCTTGGCTACAAGGCTATCTGCTAACTGGACGTCACGGTTTGTTTCCCTCTTATGAGGCATTCTTGGGCATCGTCAATACAATGACGAACCAGTACGGCAAATTCCTGAAACTTTCCTCAGAATTTTCTTGGCGTCCCAAGGTAGCTTCCCTTAACTACCTGGAGACTTCCACACTTTGGCGTCAAGAACACAACGGCTTCTCTCACCAAAGTCCTGGCTTTATTAACAGCGTGCTGAATCAAAAAGCAGAATTGGCGCGGGTATATTTGCCGCCAGATGCCAACTGTTTGATCGGCACCGTCGATCACTGTTTGCAAAGTAAAGGTTACGTCAATTTGGTGATTGCTAACAAGAATCCGATGCCCCAGTGGTTGTCCATGTCGGAGGCAATCGCCCACTGTCGCGCCGGTGCTTCTATTTGGCAATGGGCGTCTATTGATGAAGGCATTAACCCCGATATCGTCTTAGTGGGAATTGGCGATAGCCCAACGGTAGAAGTCATGGCAGCTGCTCATATTTTACGCTATGAAATGCCTGAATTGCGGGTGCGAATAGTGAATGTCACCGATTTGATGGTGCTGGAAGACAAGACGAAACATCCCCACGGTTTGGATGCCGAGATGTTTAATGCTTTGTTCACCCCAGATAAGCAGGTGATTATCAATTTCCACGGCTATCCCTCAGCGGTGAAGCAGTTGCTCTTTGGGCGTCCCAACAGCAACCGATTCCACATTAATGGCTATCGCGAAGAAGGCACGACAACCACGCCGTTTGATATGCACGTCCGCAACGGCACCAGCCGCTATCACTTGATTATGCAGGCGATTCGGCTGGCATCTGCCTACAATCCTCGCGTAGCGGCACGGGCGAGCGAGCGAGTGCATCACTACGAATACGTTTTGCAGGATTACCATCGGCTAATTCAAGAAAAAGGCGATGATCCCGCTGAAATTACTAACTGGCAATGGTGCTAA